From the genome of Micromonospora lupini:
ATCTTCACCGAGGGGCACACAAGCACCGCCGGCCCGGCCCTGCGCCGCGTCGACCTCGCGGCCGAGGCGATCCGACTGACCCGCGCGCTGCACACGCGACTGCCCGACGACAGCGAGACGGCCGGGCTGCTGGCGTTGCTGCTGCTCACCGAGGCGCGCAGCCCGGCGCGGACCGGCCCCTCCGGCGAGCTGATCTCCCTGGCCGACCAGGACCGCAGCCGCTGGGACGCGGCGGCGATCGCCGAGGGAGTCGCACTTGTCACCCGGGCGCTGCCGCGCGGTCCGGTCGGCCCATACCAGGTGCAGGCCGCCATCGCCGCCCTGCACGACGAGGCGTCGAGCACCAAGGCGACCGACTGGCCGCAGATCCTGGCGCTCTACGAGGTGCTGGAACGACTCGCCGGCACCCCCGTGGTGGCACTCAACCGGGCCGTGGCGACCGCCATGGTGCACGGAGCCGCGGCCGGCCTCACGGCCCTCGACGCGCTGGGCGACGATCCCCGGCTGGCGGGGCACCACCGGCTGGCCGCCGCCCGCGCGCACCTGCACGAGATGGCCGGCGACCGGCAGCGGGCGATCGAGGACTACCGCGCCGCCGCCGCGCGTACCAGCAGCCTTCCCGAACAGCGCTACCTCACCATGCGAGCCGCCCGGCTCGCCTCCGGCCCACCGGACGGGCCTGCCTCCGCCGAGGCGCCGCACCGTCCCGATGTGCCCTGACCCGAGGTACGGCCTTGCACGACACGACACGACACGGCATGGCAGCCCACCGCACGCACCGCACCGCAGCGCAGCGCACCGCAGCGCACCGCACCGCACCGCACCGCACCGCACCGCACCGCACCGCACCGCACCGCACCGAGAGCGGACCGCACCGAGAGCGGACCGCGTCGCCGTGGTGGCGCGTTGCTCGGCCGGGTGAGCTGGCCCGGTCGGGGGCGACGGGGTATGCCCGCTGCCTATGGAGCTGATGTCGTGGATGCATCACCCATCGGTCGGGTGGGCCGTCCGGCACATCCGATTCGTTTGTGGCATCAGCTCCAAAGGCTATTAACCAGACGCCGGAGCGGCCGACGCGACGACAGGGACGAGGCGGCCCGACCAGGCCGCAGACGCCCGGCCAGGACCGCAGACGCCCGGCCCGACCACCGTTGGGGCGGCGGGCGGCGGGCGGCGGGCGGTGGGCGGCGGGCGGCGGCGGGCGGCGGGCGGCGGGCGGCGGGGAGACGGTCCGCACCGGGCAGCGGGCGGCGGGGAGACGGTCCGCACCGGGCAGCGGGCGGCGGGGAGACGGTCCGCACCGGGCAGCGGCGGGCGGCGGGCGGCGGTCCGCAGCGGGCGGCGGCGGGCGGCGGCGGGCGGCGGTCCGCACCGGGCGGCGCGGGGCGGCGGCGCGGCGGCGGGCAGCAGGCGGGCGGCGGGGGGACGGTCCGCGCGCTCGGACGGTGCGGCAGAGGTCGGTCCGACTG
Proteins encoded in this window:
- a CDS encoding RNA polymerase sigma factor gives rise to the protein MTTDPHLEDLLRELAPQVLGVLARRFGDFATAEDAVQEALLAAVTQWPADGLPANPRGWLIQVGYRRMIELIRGEQARRRREDLVARRDPDDRQYAPAADEELTAERDDALVLLFMCCHPALAPASAVALTLRAVGGLTTAEIARAFLVPEATMAQRISRAKQRIRSSGLPFRMPEEAERADRLAAVRQVLYLIFTEGHTSTAGPALRRVDLAAEAIRLTRALHTRLPDDSETAGLLALLLLTEARSPARTGPSGELISLADQDRSRWDAAAIAEGVALVTRALPRGPVGPYQVQAAIAALHDEASSTKATDWPQILALYEVLERLAGTPVVALNRAVATAMVHGAAAGLTALDALGDDPRLAGHHRLAAARAHLHEMAGDRQRAIEDYRAAAARTSSLPEQRYLTMRAARLASGPPDGPASAEAPHRPDVP